In Synechococcus sp. PCC 6312, one genomic interval encodes:
- a CDS encoding PAS domain-containing protein, producing the protein MFNDLIADFAQLIALHTDDLICVHEPDGSYLYLTPSCQDLLGYDPAELVGSTPYFLFHPDDVEAIRSGPHALALQGVTNVHITYRMRKKSGGYIWLETLTRPILDEAGNVLLIVTTSRDITQRRLVEKQLSTNEQLLETFFSQSLDACFIKLLPRPLNWQDEPNREAAIEYALFNLRITKVNDATCTMYRAGRERLLGLCFGDMFRKDLDQGRQLLKALFHLGRFQTELHLQRLDNTWMWVDCNFVCLYDERGWIRGCFDVKKDITERKETRIKLEEAYAAVTNVLESTTDGFFSVDQDWSITYVNHNFEQTLKTKRQNILGKNFWELFPDARGTLFESEYSRAFRENLPVQFEEFYPGTQHWYAVRAYPTEQGLSIYFQNVTEQKLAELQLAETNNRLTTVLESTTDGFFNLNSDWLITYCNSKFEETVGLGKEQLIGHNLWELFSDAVGTPFELKFKQALVEQVPIEVEEFYPGLGRWFYVKAYPVDSGLAVYFQDVTNRRIAEAKLAEVNQELSSVLESTTDAFISVDQQGMLTYINRNFERRTGLTRAQLLGHTPWEVFPDLEHTAFFQAIEQAQGNHQPQKVEYFCPYTQTWFLANIYPTPGGFSIYLQDVTAQKKREAERQRQSDLTELLLRLSIQVRESLEVPKILQTTVDEVRQFLDVNRVIVYQFLPDWSGKIVAEAVDNPDYALLNQIIYDPCFGASQVGPYRLGRISQVMNIHDSDMNPCYVEFLAQFQVQANLVVPIIYQDQLLGLLIAQHCQQPRAWQEDEVNLLKQLATQVGIAVSRAKLVTALKEQEARYRAIVEDQTELIYRCSSDGILTFANAAFCRYLHLIEPGEIKADQCYFDQAVRHPFNEVETARFAQQLAALTPAHPVSSIECAVDLPSGDQAWYEWTMRALYDSANQLREYQCLGREITRRKKVEFQLIHDALYDSLTGLPNRVLLLERLNQAWNRYRRHPDCPFVLLFIDVDRFKRINDSLGHQAGDQILMTLAERLQVVLRATDTLARLSGDEFVLLAEDINPGIDLDHLIGRLQQTAEQPITIYDNLIKLTLSIGVAWSSEAYSQPDELLRDADIAMYQAKRRGRHQCLTFTPEMHLEARFTLSLESELRSAILTAQTRDPLLLTESELAKELTATPLQIYYQPIVDLSSRHVIGLEALCRWFHPRRGVISPSEFIPLAEETGLILPLGQWVLKTAVAHFSQWYQTLGPGNIPKLSVNLAPQQFLQSNLVNDVADILETYDLPPKYLHLEITETAMMTSLDVVVRVARQLQDLGVFLNIDDFGTGYSSLSRLHQLPIQALKIDRSFVLRLDPDIYPLWDFEAPIPSQASGDIIQAMLSLGQSLEMDVIAELPAKGALTVYQFRRTACC; encoded by the coding sequence ATGTTCAATGATTTAATAGCTGATTTTGCACAACTGATCGCCCTCCATACCGATGACTTAATCTGTGTGCATGAACCTGATGGCAGCTATCTTTATCTAACCCCTTCCTGTCAGGATTTGTTAGGCTATGACCCCGCGGAGTTAGTGGGTAGTACCCCCTACTTTCTCTTTCATCCCGATGATGTTGAGGCAATTCGCTCCGGCCCCCATGCTTTGGCGTTGCAGGGCGTTACAAATGTTCATATTACCTACCGGATGCGGAAAAAATCTGGGGGATACATTTGGCTAGAAACCTTAACTCGGCCAATTCTGGATGAAGCCGGGAATGTTCTCCTGATTGTCACTACATCTCGAGATATTACCCAACGCCGCTTGGTAGAAAAACAACTCAGTACAAATGAACAATTATTAGAAACGTTTTTTAGCCAATCATTAGATGCCTGTTTTATTAAGCTATTACCCAGGCCCCTGAATTGGCAGGATGAACCAAATCGTGAAGCAGCGATTGAATATGCCCTGTTTAACCTGAGAATTACAAAAGTTAATGATGCTACCTGTACCATGTATCGGGCTGGCCGGGAACGACTGTTGGGACTCTGCTTTGGAGATATGTTCCGAAAAGATTTAGATCAGGGGCGGCAATTATTAAAAGCTTTGTTTCATCTTGGACGATTTCAAACAGAACTGCATTTACAACGCTTAGATAACACTTGGATGTGGGTAGATTGTAACTTTGTTTGTCTTTATGATGAACGGGGCTGGATTCGAGGCTGTTTTGATGTCAAAAAAGATATTACGGAGCGCAAGGAAACCCGCATTAAATTAGAGGAAGCCTATGCGGCCGTGACTAATGTTTTAGAAAGCACGACGGATGGCTTCTTCAGCGTTGATCAAGATTGGTCAATTACTTATGTTAATCACAACTTTGAACAGACACTGAAGACAAAACGTCAAAACATACTCGGAAAGAATTTTTGGGAACTATTTCCCGATGCCCGAGGAACCTTATTCGAGTCGGAATACAGTAGGGCCTTCAGAGAGAACCTACCCGTCCAGTTTGAAGAATTTTACCCCGGAACCCAACATTGGTACGCCGTTAGAGCTTATCCCACAGAGCAAGGGCTTTCCATCTATTTTCAGAATGTCACCGAGCAGAAGTTAGCCGAACTGCAACTTGCGGAAACCAATAATCGCCTGACTACGGTTTTAGAGAGTACGACCGATGGGTTTTTTAATCTTAACTCGGACTGGCTAATTACCTACTGCAACTCCAAATTTGAAGAGACGGTTGGCTTAGGGAAAGAGCAACTGATTGGTCATAACCTGTGGGAACTTTTTAGTGATGCGGTTGGAACCCCCTTTGAATTGAAATTTAAGCAAGCTTTGGTCGAACAGGTTCCGATTGAGGTGGAAGAGTTTTATCCAGGGCTGGGGCGGTGGTTTTATGTCAAGGCCTATCCGGTTGATTCTGGGTTAGCCGTTTATTTTCAAGATGTTACCAATCGCCGCATTGCCGAAGCAAAATTAGCCGAGGTCAATCAGGAATTAAGCTCTGTTTTAGAGAGTACAACGGATGCCTTTATTTCTGTTGATCAGCAGGGAATGCTCACCTATATCAATCGTAACTTTGAGCGCAGAACAGGCCTAACGCGGGCGCAATTGCTGGGTCATACCCCTTGGGAGGTATTTCCAGACCTGGAGCATACGGCTTTTTTCCAGGCCATTGAGCAAGCCCAGGGTAACCATCAGCCCCAAAAAGTGGAATATTTTTGCCCCTATACCCAAACCTGGTTTTTGGCCAATATTTACCCAACTCCAGGGGGCTTCTCGATTTACTTACAGGATGTCACGGCCCAGAAAAAACGGGAAGCCGAACGTCAACGCCAAAGTGACCTAACTGAATTACTGTTACGTTTGAGTATTCAGGTACGCGAGTCCTTAGAAGTGCCCAAAATTCTCCAAACAACCGTGGATGAGGTGCGCCAATTCCTGGATGTGAATCGGGTCATTGTCTATCAGTTCCTCCCCGATTGGTCTGGGAAAATTGTCGCTGAGGCGGTCGATAATCCTGATTATGCCTTGCTCAACCAAATCATTTACGATCCCTGTTTTGGGGCCTCCCAGGTCGGGCCTTATCGCTTGGGACGGATTTCCCAGGTCATGAACATCCACGACTCGGATATGAATCCCTGTTATGTGGAGTTTTTAGCCCAATTTCAAGTCCAGGCCAACCTTGTTGTACCGATTATTTATCAAGATCAGTTATTGGGTCTCTTGATTGCTCAGCACTGTCAACAGCCGCGGGCCTGGCAGGAGGATGAAGTCAACCTATTAAAGCAATTGGCTACCCAAGTGGGGATTGCTGTCAGTCGCGCCAAATTAGTAACGGCCTTAAAAGAACAGGAAGCGCGCTATCGGGCCATTGTTGAGGATCAAACCGAACTCATTTATCGCTGTAGCTCGGATGGGATTTTAACCTTTGCTAATGCTGCGTTTTGTCGCTATCTCCACCTCATCGAACCTGGGGAAATCAAAGCTGATCAGTGTTATTTTGACCAGGCCGTGCGCCATCCTTTTAATGAAGTGGAAACAGCTCGATTTGCCCAACAACTGGCGGCTCTAACTCCAGCCCATCCCGTGAGTTCGATTGAATGTGCTGTGGATTTACCCAGTGGCGACCAGGCCTGGTATGAGTGGACAATGCGCGCCCTCTATGACAGCGCGAATCAATTACGTGAATATCAGTGCCTTGGCCGTGAAATTACTCGCCGCAAAAAAGTTGAGTTTCAACTCATCCATGATGCTCTCTATGATTCCCTCACTGGCCTGCCCAATCGAGTCTTGTTGTTAGAGCGTCTCAACCAGGCCTGGAACCGTTACCGCCGCCATCCCGATTGCCCCTTTGTGTTGCTGTTTATTGATGTGGATCGGTTTAAGCGGATTAACGATAGTTTGGGACACCAGGCCGGCGATCAAATCCTCATGACCTTAGCTGAACGTTTACAAGTCGTCCTCAGGGCCACAGACACCCTCGCCCGTCTCAGTGGGGATGAATTTGTCCTCTTGGCTGAAGACATTAATCCTGGGATAGACTTAGACCATTTGATTGGGCGACTCCAGCAAACAGCGGAACAACCCATCACAATCTATGACAATCTGATCAAACTCACCTTGAGTATTGGCGTGGCCTGGAGTTCAGAAGCCTACAGTCAACCTGATGAGTTACTCCGGGATGCCGATATTGCCATGTACCAGGCCAAGCGGCGGGGGCGACATCAATGTTTGACCTTTACTCCAGAAATGCACCTGGAAGCTCGCTTTACTCTGAGCTTAGAAAGTGAACTCCGCAGTGCTATTCTCACAGCCCAGACCCGTGATCCGCTCCTTTTGACGGAGAGTGAACTTGCCAAAGAGCTAACTGCCACACCTCTGCAAATTTACTATCAACCCATTGTTGACCTGAGTAGTCGTCATGTCATTGGCCTGGAAGCCCTCTGTCGTTGGTTTCATCCGCGGCGGGGGGTCATTTCCCCAAGTGAATTTATTCCCTTAGCCGAAGAGACGGGCCTCATCTTACCCCTCGGACAATGGGTCTTAAAAACCGCCGTAGCCCATTTCAGTCAGTGGTATCAAACCTTGGGGCCGGGAAATATCCCAAAACTGAGCGTCAATTTAGCCCCACAACAATTTCTCCAAAGCAATCTTGTCAATGATGTGGCTGACATTCTCGAAACCTATGATCTGCCCCCCAAATATCTCCATTTAGAAATTACTGAAACCGCCATGATGACCAGCCTAGACGTGGTTGTTCGGGTTGCTCGGCAACTGCAAGACTTAGGCGTGTTTTTGAATATTGATGATTTCGGGACAGGTTACTCCTCCCTTAGTCGGCTTCATCAGTTGCCCATTCAAGCCTTGAAAATTGATCGCTCCTTTGTGTTGCGCTTAGACCCAGATATTTATCCCCTCTGGGATTTTGAAGCCCCCATCCCCTCCCAGGCCAGTGGTGACATTATCCAAGCCATGCTGAGTTTAGGTCAGAGCTTAGAAATGGATGTCATTGCCGAGTTGCCCGCAAAAGGGGCATTGACGGTGTACCAGTTCAGGAGGACGGCCTGTTGTTGA
- a CDS encoding HlyD family secretion protein codes for MLQRHWFASLVVGGTLLTGLGSCASEQAGAPPPPTVKVATVQAGMLVDTGTYNTQLQSRRAINLSPQVSGRIAQILVRSGMNVPQGAPLIQIDPSEQSAAVASQFAALQAAQATVETSRSELRALEAQRRSDLATLEFNRLQAERYTALFEQGAVSKEQAQSFILAYRTAQATLQSTDADIRAQQATIIENEKVLQQARANTQQQAVLLNWYTVNAPFAGNSAMTSISKL; via the coding sequence ATGTTACAACGTCATTGGTTCGCCTCGCTAGTGGTGGGTGGTACTTTACTAACAGGCCTGGGAAGTTGCGCGAGTGAACAAGCTGGGGCTCCCCCTCCTCCTACAGTCAAAGTTGCTACCGTCCAAGCGGGGATGTTAGTTGATACTGGAACCTATAACACCCAACTCCAATCTCGCCGAGCCATCAACCTCAGCCCGCAAGTCTCTGGACGGATTGCCCAGATTTTGGTTCGTTCGGGGATGAATGTACCCCAAGGTGCACCGCTGATTCAAATCGATCCCTCGGAACAATCAGCCGCCGTTGCCAGTCAGTTTGCGGCCCTCCAAGCAGCCCAGGCCACCGTTGAAACCTCTCGTTCTGAATTGCGCGCCTTAGAAGCTCAACGTCGATCTGACTTGGCTACCCTAGAATTTAATCGTCTCCAGGCCGAGCGCTACACGGCTCTTTTTGAGCAGGGGGCTGTTTCTAAGGAGCAAGCCCAATCCTTCATCTTGGCCTATCGCACCGCCCAGGCCACCCTCCAATCTACAGATGCGGACATTCGGGCCCAACAAGCCACCATTATTGAAAATGAAAAGGTTTTACAACAGGCCCGGGCCAATACTCAACAACAGGCCGTCCTCCTGAACTGGTACACCGTCAATGCCCCTTTTGCGGGCAACTCGGCAATGACATCCATTTCTAAGCTCTGA
- the ndhL gene encoding NAD(P)H-quinone oxidoreductase subunit L: MSTIDLAVVATYGGLAGAYLLVLPFLTYLYLQKRWYVASSFERGFMYFLVMFFFPGMIVLAPFLNIRPQPRTLES, from the coding sequence ATGAGCACAATAGATTTGGCAGTGGTCGCAACCTACGGGGGCCTGGCCGGGGCTTATCTCTTAGTCCTGCCTTTTTTGACCTACCTCTATCTCCAAAAACGGTGGTATGTGGCTAGCTCTTTTGAGCGGGGGTTCATGTACTTTTTGGTGATGTTCTTTTTTCCCGGCATGATTGTTTTAGCGCCCTTTTTGAACATTCGCCCCCAACCGCGGACGTTGGAGTCTTAG
- a CDS encoding DUF362 domain-containing protein yields MTVISLLQQTNYDYQELAAKLTELLAPLGGLAAIVKPGDRVLLKPNLLTGARPTKECVTRPEIVYCLTRMIRAVGGEPFLGDGPAFGTALGVARANGYLPVIQDLQLPVIEFHGERYETISQEFNHLRLSKEAMAADVIINLPKVKSHVQLTLTMGVKNLFGCVPGKMKAWWHMEAGKDRDRFGRMLVETARAIQPDLTIMDGIIGHEGNGPSGGEPRPLNLLGASTNVFALDQAIATILQADFNQVPTLKATAELGLAVDLAQVEFPLLKPQDLQIDDWQFPAQLVPIDFGAPRVLKSTFKHLYVRWIKEPLSTYGRV; encoded by the coding sequence ATGACCGTGATTAGTCTACTCCAACAAACAAATTATGACTATCAGGAGTTAGCAGCCAAGTTAACAGAATTATTAGCCCCCTTAGGTGGCCTGGCCGCAATCGTCAAACCAGGGGATCGGGTTCTTTTGAAGCCTAACCTCTTAACTGGAGCCAGACCCACGAAAGAATGTGTTACCCGTCCTGAAATTGTCTATTGTTTAACGCGGATGATCCGGGCTGTGGGTGGTGAGCCGTTTTTAGGAGATGGCCCCGCCTTTGGGACAGCTTTAGGAGTAGCGCGGGCCAACGGCTATTTACCGGTGATTCAAGACCTACAGTTGCCCGTGATTGAATTTCATGGGGAGCGATACGAAACTATTAGCCAAGAATTTAATCACCTCCGCCTTTCTAAGGAAGCGATGGCCGCCGATGTAATCATTAACCTGCCCAAAGTTAAATCCCATGTTCAACTGACTCTGACAATGGGAGTGAAAAACCTGTTTGGTTGTGTACCGGGAAAAATGAAGGCCTGGTGGCACATGGAAGCGGGCAAAGACCGAGATCGGTTTGGACGGATGTTAGTGGAAACTGCCAGGGCGATTCAGCCGGATTTAACGATTATGGATGGGATTATTGGCCATGAAGGGAACGGCCCCAGTGGTGGCGAACCCCGTCCCCTCAATCTTTTAGGAGCTTCTACCAATGTTTTTGCTCTTGACCAAGCCATTGCCACCATTCTCCAGGCCGACTTTAACCAAGTCCCCACCCTCAAGGCCACCGCAGAACTGGGCCTGGCCGTGGATTTAGCGCAAGTGGAATTTCCCCTCCTCAAGCCCCAAGACTTGCAAATTGATGATTGGCAATTTCCGGCCCAACTAGTTCCGATTGATTTTGGCGCGCCTCGGGTTTTGAAATCTACCTTTAAGCATTTATACGTGCGCTGGATCAAAGAACCCCTCTCAACCTACGGCCGGGTTTAA
- a CDS encoding DUF3370 domain-containing protein, whose translation MFLPVVLAQTTPNLPPQQIPGLERQQFPAPRLSVTPTPTRSTATSPSPVAQFVQPNPAPLPTTLTSNSINRPDSPIVVPPVVAPLPAPSVPVPAVPSIPNGIAFIPQQVRPLPGQLDDVPVFNSNSPEMVRSEGILLSTFPNQGKTDPRAHLNYPLQGRFDVFAHHVTQSNSAAYVPSLYLGLLATNPTSQTITVRYLQAASFLSTPDAPFRSLPAIADNPIGYVFSGPGSRATNQILRGVRQTFWPTQVIIPPGESRMLTNLILPLPKSNPRAAAWRAQQEFRVNDQGYVDPKTPLIADTSPFGSVSSSNGRTTLMYLDSDGPLYLAHMAMYARTNPDGSERAPTLEEWQGMLYHGRLVSPRDITPTPPTQTYGARFFYGRVAGVSRGSQWLAKLTDDGRNYLQIPNPGQAISYGISTLQRGTLGTGQIQSAPMLVRYPDTAYYSHGNYGVHYSVTIPLHNPTQQTRSVNLTLQTPLKDDFNPNGLQFMNPPAPQVFFRGTVRVVYLDDLGQEQVRFVHLVQRRGQLGDSLAVLNLRPGETRMAQVDFLYPPDATPPQVLTVNTLPNVNYENTVKAPSRDPLTSLAPSPQ comes from the coding sequence ATGTTTCTTCCTGTTGTTTTGGCCCAGACCACGCCCAACTTACCTCCTCAGCAAATTCCTGGCCTGGAGCGTCAGCAGTTCCCGGCCCCACGCCTTTCTGTCACCCCTACCCCTACCCGCTCAACAGCCACTAGCCCTAGCCCTGTCGCTCAGTTTGTTCAGCCTAATCCCGCCCCACTGCCGACAACCCTGACCTCTAACTCGATCAATCGCCCTGACTCTCCCATTGTCGTCCCTCCAGTTGTCGCCCCCTTACCGGCCCCTTCAGTCCCAGTCCCGGCCGTTCCCTCAATTCCCAATGGGATTGCCTTTATTCCCCAACAGGTACGGCCGTTGCCCGGACAACTTGATGATGTGCCGGTGTTTAACAGTAACAGCCCAGAAATGGTTCGTAGTGAAGGAATACTGCTGTCAACATTTCCGAATCAAGGCAAAACAGATCCCCGGGCCCACTTAAACTATCCCTTGCAAGGGCGATTCGATGTCTTTGCCCACCATGTCACCCAATCCAATTCAGCGGCCTATGTCCCGTCCCTATACCTGGGCCTGCTAGCCACTAATCCCACCAGTCAAACCATTACGGTTCGCTATCTCCAGGCTGCCAGCTTTTTAAGCACTCCTGATGCGCCCTTCCGCTCGCTGCCAGCCATTGCTGATAACCCGATTGGTTATGTCTTCTCGGGGCCAGGCAGTCGGGCCACAAATCAAATTCTCCGGGGAGTGCGCCAAACCTTCTGGCCAACCCAAGTTATCATCCCGCCGGGGGAAAGCCGGATGCTCACCAATTTGATTTTGCCCTTACCTAAGAGCAACCCCCGGGCAGCAGCATGGCGAGCGCAACAGGAGTTTAGAGTCAACGATCAAGGTTATGTAGATCCCAAAACCCCGTTAATTGCAGATACAAGTCCCTTTGGCTCCGTTTCATCCTCCAACGGCCGCACCACGTTGATGTATCTGGACAGTGACGGCCCCCTTTATTTAGCCCATATGGCGATGTATGCCCGCACCAACCCCGATGGGAGTGAGCGCGCCCCCACCCTAGAAGAGTGGCAAGGGATGCTCTACCACGGTCGGCTTGTGAGTCCGCGGGATATTACCCCCACGCCTCCGACTCAAACCTATGGGGCTCGCTTTTTCTACGGCCGAGTTGCGGGGGTCAGTCGAGGGTCTCAATGGTTAGCAAAACTGACGGACGATGGGCGCAACTATCTACAAATTCCCAACCCCGGCCAGGCCATCTCTTATGGAATTAGTACCCTCCAGCGGGGCACCTTGGGAACTGGACAAATCCAAAGTGCGCCAATGTTAGTGCGGTATCCCGATACAGCCTACTACTCCCACGGTAACTATGGAGTCCATTACAGCGTTACCATTCCTCTCCACAACCCGACTCAGCAAACTCGATCTGTGAACTTGACCCTGCAAACCCCCCTCAAGGATGACTTTAATCCTAATGGTCTCCAGTTCATGAATCCACCAGCCCCACAGGTCTTTTTCCGGGGCACCGTGCGGGTGGTCTATCTGGATGATCTCGGTCAAGAGCAGGTGCGGTTTGTCCATTTAGTTCAACGGCGGGGACAGTTAGGTGATTCCTTGGCGGTCTTAAACTTACGGCCTGGGGAAACTCGGATGGCCCAGGTTGATTTTCTCTATCCGCCGGATGCGACCCCGCCCCAGGTCTTAACGGTTAATACACTCCCCAATGTCAATTATGAGAATACCGTCAAGGCGCCGTCCCGAGACCCTCTCACATCCCTAGCTCCTTCTCCCCAATAA
- a CDS encoding metallophosphoesterase encodes MEPRRIFIGDVHGHYLGLTNLLAFIAPEPADEIYFLGDLVDRGPNSSAVVELVKSRGYACLLGNHEDMMLAALSHDSDPSSLLAWSSCGGEETLSSYRSNAQLESHLAWMAELPLYLDLGDVWLVHAGVDPHLPLDVQGHYQFCWVRREFHASQEPYFPEKVIVVGHTITFTLPGIAPGQVAAGAGWIDIDTGAYHRRSGWLTALDWTEQQIYQCHVFSGETRCLPLREIIAPIDMDALGSRR; translated from the coding sequence ATGGAACCCCGCAGAATTTTCATTGGTGATGTCCACGGACACTATTTGGGTCTCACCAACCTTCTAGCGTTCATTGCTCCAGAGCCGGCGGATGAAATCTATTTCTTAGGAGACTTAGTTGATCGCGGCCCCAATAGTTCGGCGGTGGTGGAATTAGTGAAAAGTCGGGGCTATGCCTGCTTATTGGGCAACCATGAAGACATGATGCTAGCAGCCCTGTCCCATGATAGTGATCCGAGTAGCCTGCTGGCCTGGTCATCCTGTGGTGGGGAAGAAACTCTGAGTAGCTATCGCAGTAATGCCCAATTGGAGTCACACCTGGCCTGGATGGCAGAACTCCCCCTCTACCTAGATCTCGGGGATGTTTGGCTCGTGCATGCTGGTGTGGATCCCCATCTTCCCCTGGATGTGCAAGGTCATTACCAATTTTGCTGGGTACGGCGGGAGTTTCATGCCAGTCAAGAGCCTTATTTTCCAGAAAAAGTAATTGTTGTGGGTCATACGATTACCTTTACGCTCCCAGGTATTGCCCCAGGTCAGGTGGCTGCTGGTGCTGGCTGGATTGATATTGATACCGGAGCCTATCATCGTCGGAGTGGTTGGTTAACGGCCCTAGATTGGACTGAACAACAGATTTATCAATGTCATGTCTTTAGTGGCGAAACCCGTTGCCTACCCTTGCGAGAGATTATTGCCCCGATTGATATGGATGCCCTTGGCAGCCGCCGCTAG
- a CDS encoding DUF3007 family protein — MRRIDAIALGLAAVIMGAVIYGVLQLFGLDAQTAGVWSQAIFVIGLLAWLSTYFFRVFTKQMTYNQQLKDYEDAVLEKRLESLTPEELARLQAEIEADSPHD, encoded by the coding sequence GTGCGGCGAATTGATGCCATTGCCCTAGGTCTGGCTGCTGTAATTATGGGGGCAGTCATCTATGGAGTTTTGCAACTGTTTGGTTTGGATGCCCAGACCGCCGGAGTTTGGAGTCAGGCCATCTTTGTCATCGGCTTATTGGCCTGGTTATCAACCTATTTTTTTCGGGTTTTTACCAAGCAAATGACCTATAACCAACAGCTTAAAGACTACGAAGATGCTGTCCTGGAAAAACGGCTGGAGTCCTTGACCCCAGAGGAGTTAGCCCGACTTCAAGCCGAGATAGAGGCCGATTCCCCCCATGATTGA
- a CDS encoding four-carbon acid sugar kinase family protein encodes MTLAPAQPKIIVLDDDPTGSQTVHSCLLLTRWDPETLRLGLEDAAPIFFILTNTRALPPDQAQTITTEVCQTLKIALVETGISDFLVVSRSDSTLRGHYPIETDAIAAILGPFDAHFLVPAFFEGGRFTQDSIHYLIINGVPTPVHETEFAQDSVFAYHHSYLPDYVAEKTQGRIPADQVARFLEADIQQGVQAQLQALHGNQCVVVDAVNQAQMNQFAQDSLAVAATGKRFLFRSAASLLTGLAQLPPQPIPAAEMGQLRRNNRPGAIIVGSHVRKTTEQLMALLKEPGLVGIELDIAPLASNQAAAPTLLETTLTKIYEAFQAHLTPVIYTSRQELSFPDTATRLAFGLVVSQLLMDIVQALPTDISFLISKGGITSNDVLSKGLNLPTARLLGQILPGCSVIQTPADHPKFPKLPVVLFPGNVGDQQALATIYQRFSTATPSLA; translated from the coding sequence GTGACCCTGGCCCCCGCCCAACCCAAAATTATTGTTCTTGATGACGACCCGACTGGCTCCCAAACCGTTCACAGTTGCCTGTTATTAACTCGCTGGGATCCTGAGACCTTGCGCCTGGGACTGGAAGATGCTGCGCCAATTTTCTTTATTTTGACCAATACCCGCGCCCTACCCCCTGACCAGGCCCAAACTATTACCACCGAAGTCTGCCAAACTCTGAAAATAGCCTTAGTCGAAACTGGAATTAGCGATTTTCTCGTGGTTAGTCGGTCGGACTCTACTCTGCGGGGCCACTACCCGATTGAAACCGATGCCATTGCGGCAATCCTTGGCCCCTTTGATGCTCATTTTCTAGTGCCAGCCTTTTTTGAAGGGGGCCGCTTCACACAAGACAGTATCCATTACCTGATCATCAATGGCGTTCCCACCCCAGTTCATGAAACAGAATTTGCCCAAGACTCAGTGTTTGCCTATCACCATAGCTATTTACCCGATTATGTAGCGGAAAAAACTCAGGGTAGAATCCCAGCAGATCAGGTGGCACGGTTTTTAGAAGCTGATATTCAACAGGGTGTCCAGGCCCAACTCCAAGCCCTCCATGGCAATCAATGTGTGGTGGTAGATGCGGTTAACCAGGCCCAGATGAATCAATTTGCCCAAGATAGTTTGGCTGTTGCGGCCACGGGTAAACGCTTTCTCTTTCGCAGTGCGGCAAGTTTACTCACAGGCCTGGCCCAGCTCCCTCCTCAACCAATTCCCGCTGCTGAGATGGGGCAACTACGGCGTAACAACCGGCCTGGGGCGATTATTGTCGGTTCCCATGTCCGCAAAACAACTGAACAGTTAATGGCACTGTTGAAAGAACCGGGCCTGGTTGGCATCGAACTGGATATTGCTCCCCTGGCCAGCAATCAAGCCGCCGCCCCAACCCTATTAGAAACGACCCTGACTAAAATTTATGAGGCCTTTCAAGCTCATCTGACTCCAGTTATTTACACGAGCCGTCAAGAATTGAGCTTTCCAGATACCGCGACTCGCCTCGCCTTTGGCCTGGTTGTTTCCCAACTCTTGATGGATATTGTCCAGGCCTTACCAACAGACATTAGCTTCCTGATTAGCAAAGGGGGAATTACCTCCAATGATGTCTTAAGCAAGGGTCTGAACCTGCCCACGGCTCGCCTCCTCGGACAAATTTTGCCAGGTTGTTCTGTGATACAAACCCCCGCTGATCATCCCAAATTCCCCAAGCTCCCCGTGGTCTTATTCCCTGGCAATGTCGGCGATCAACAGGCACTAGCAACTATTTATCAGCGATTTTCTACAGCAACACCTTCTCTTGCTTAA